A portion of the Gossypium arboreum isolate Shixiya-1 chromosome 8, ASM2569848v2, whole genome shotgun sequence genome contains these proteins:
- the LOC108467399 gene encoding uncharacterized protein LOC108467399 isoform X2, whose translation MPSFLQQKRMESAYRMWIKERKEGLRTGDSVELCRELQTALGTAKWQLEEFERAIRLSHGHRSDDITATRHKQFISAIESQISHVEAALKEAFIKEGKQPLRWVNLDEEECDDLAIFLSGTSPSLLQPSTKNTLSENCHKRKDTDSNNAACNGDTSEVQMTKVFKDSGKDAECIIDVEDGESSGRSNEVSSGLERTTGARKTWCSPNLGTLKIVIADKYDDRTKTRSGIESTPKEKGSKPFFRKQRCGDLPQAKGAFNLFYQRFGWISGLLRHLQSPVHLQFSCSLQLTLALLIAIFLFVPFVLYSS comes from the exons ATGCCTTCTTTTCTGCAGCAGAAGAG AATGGAATCAGCATATAGAATGTGGATCAAAGAGAGGAAAGAAGGGCTAAGAACTGGTGATTCTGTTGAACTGTGTAGAGAACTGCAAACTGCTTTAGGCACAGCTAAATGGCAG TTGGAGGAGTTTGAGAGAGCAATAAGGTTGAGTCATGGACATCGTAGCGATGATATTACTGCAACTAGGCACAAACAATTTATTTCTGCAATCGAGAGTCAAATTTCCCATGTAGAAGCAGCACTAAAAGAAGCATTTATCAAGGAAGGGAAGCAACCACTTCGGTGGGTTAATTTGGATGAAGAAGAATGTGATGATTTAGCAATCTTCCTTTCGGGGACTTCTCCAAGCTTGTTGCAACCGTCTACAAAGAACACTCTTTCGGAGAATTGCCACAAGAGAAAAGACACAGATTCTAACAATGCTGCTTGTAATGGAGATACATCTGAAGTGCAGATGACGAAAGTTTTTAAAGATTCCGGTAAAGATGCCGAGTGTATTATTGATGTAGAAGATGGTGAAAGTTCCGGAAGGTCAAATGAGGTTAGTAGTGGACTAGAGAGAACAACTGGTGCAAGAAAAACATGGTGTTCACCAAATCTTGGCACATTGAAAATTGTAATCGCCGATAAATACGATGATAGGACCAAAACCAGGTCTGGCATCGAGTCCACACCTAAAGAAAAAGGATCGAAGCCTTTCTTCCGTAAGCAAAGGTGTGGAGATCTTCCTCAGGCCAAAGGTGCTTTTAATTTATTCTATCAG CGCTTTGGCTGGATCAGTGGGTTATTGAGACATCTCCAAAGTCCGGTGCACTTGCAATTTAGTTGCTCATTGCAACTTACACTTGCTTTACTGATTGCTATTTTTCTATTTG TGCCTTTTGTGCTTTATTCGAGTTGA
- the LOC108467399 gene encoding uncharacterized protein LOC108467399 isoform X1, which yields MMVANSFDLWKKDAFFSAAEEVQESADIMESAYRMWIKERKEGLRTGDSVELCRELQTALGTAKWQLEEFERAIRLSHGHRSDDITATRHKQFISAIESQISHVEAALKEAFIKEGKQPLRWVNLDEEECDDLAIFLSGTSPSLLQPSTKNTLSENCHKRKDTDSNNAACNGDTSEVQMTKVFKDSGKDAECIIDVEDGESSGRSNEVSSGLERTTGARKTWCSPNLGTLKIVIADKYDDRTKTRSGIESTPKEKGSKPFFRKQRCGDLPQAKGAFNLFYQRFGWISGLLRHLQSPVHLQFSCSLQLTLALLIAIFLFVPFVLYSS from the exons atgatggttgcAAATAGCTTTGATTTGTGGAAAAAAGATGCCTTCTTTTCTGCAGCAGAAGAGGTTCAAGAATCTGCTGatat AATGGAATCAGCATATAGAATGTGGATCAAAGAGAGGAAAGAAGGGCTAAGAACTGGTGATTCTGTTGAACTGTGTAGAGAACTGCAAACTGCTTTAGGCACAGCTAAATGGCAG TTGGAGGAGTTTGAGAGAGCAATAAGGTTGAGTCATGGACATCGTAGCGATGATATTACTGCAACTAGGCACAAACAATTTATTTCTGCAATCGAGAGTCAAATTTCCCATGTAGAAGCAGCACTAAAAGAAGCATTTATCAAGGAAGGGAAGCAACCACTTCGGTGGGTTAATTTGGATGAAGAAGAATGTGATGATTTAGCAATCTTCCTTTCGGGGACTTCTCCAAGCTTGTTGCAACCGTCTACAAAGAACACTCTTTCGGAGAATTGCCACAAGAGAAAAGACACAGATTCTAACAATGCTGCTTGTAATGGAGATACATCTGAAGTGCAGATGACGAAAGTTTTTAAAGATTCCGGTAAAGATGCCGAGTGTATTATTGATGTAGAAGATGGTGAAAGTTCCGGAAGGTCAAATGAGGTTAGTAGTGGACTAGAGAGAACAACTGGTGCAAGAAAAACATGGTGTTCACCAAATCTTGGCACATTGAAAATTGTAATCGCCGATAAATACGATGATAGGACCAAAACCAGGTCTGGCATCGAGTCCACACCTAAAGAAAAAGGATCGAAGCCTTTCTTCCGTAAGCAAAGGTGTGGAGATCTTCCTCAGGCCAAAGGTGCTTTTAATTTATTCTATCAG CGCTTTGGCTGGATCAGTGGGTTATTGAGACATCTCCAAAGTCCGGTGCACTTGCAATTTAGTTGCTCATTGCAACTTACACTTGCTTTACTGATTGCTATTTTTCTATTTG TGCCTTTTGTGCTTTATTCGAGTTGA
- the LOC128296674 gene encoding uncharacterized protein LOC128296674: MKGFQQKTEASIRELTTSIEKLNSQGKLPSQTEPNPRQNENAVTLRSGKILEPVLGKNLGRLNQCKKSKEDKEILETFRNVEINLPLLDAIRQIPRYAKFFKELCTNKLKLTGNEKVSVGENVSAVLQRKMPVKCKDRDRSIVHPEGVLEDVLVKVNELIFPADFYVIKMEEDNTARSSDLLLGRPFLSTASTKIDVRSGTLTMEFDGEIVKFNVYDAITHPSEILSVNRVDLIDSLVNETFESTYEDESEYRYDDYEFVKTLLSPSETKLLPSVVQVPDLELKPLLAHLKYAFLGKGFFQIPIAPEDQEKTTFTYPFGTFAYRRMPFGLCNAPATF, from the exons ATGAAGGGTTTTCAGCAGAAAACTGAAGCATCCATAAGGGAgttgaccacatcaattgagaaattaaactctCAAGGGAAACTGCCATCACAAACAGAACCAAACCCGAGACAGAATGAGAATGCAGTAACGTTACGAAGCGGAAAGATCCTGGAACCAGTTCTTGGCAAGAATCTTG GACGATTAAATCAGTGTAAaaaaagtaaggaagacaaggagatcctcgaaacattcaggaatgttgAGATCAACTTACCACTGTTAGATGCCATTAGACAGATTCCGCGGTATGCCAAGTTCTTCAAAGAACTTTGCACCAACAAACTAaaactaacaggtaatgaaaaggtaagtgttggtgagaatgtttcTGCAGTTCTACAGCGAAAAATGCCGgttaaatgcaaagataggg ACAGGTCTATTGTGCATCCCGAAGGAGTCCTCGAGGACGTCTTGGTAAAAGTTAATGAACTTATTTTCCCTGCAGATTTCTACGTAATTAAGATGGAGGAGGACAACACTGCTAGATCTTCAGACCTCCTGTTGGGCCGACCCTTCCTTAGTACTGCTAGCACCAAGATCGATGTCCGAAGTGGCACTCTTACGATGGAATTTGATGGGGAGATCGTGAAATTCAATGTTTACGATGCCATTACCCATCCAAGCGAAATCTTGAGCGTAAACCGAGTCGACCTGATTGACTCATTAGTGAACGAGACTTTTGAGTCAACTTATGAAGACGAATCTGAATATAGATATGATGATTATGAATTTGTTAAGACATTATTATCACCATCAGAAACTAAGcttctaccttctgttgtgcaggTTCCAGATTTGGAATTGAAACCACTTCTCGCGCATCTCaagtatgcatttttaggaaaag GTTTCTTCCAGATCCCTATTGCGCCAGAAGACCAGgaaaagaccacttttacatACCCGTTCGGCACGTTTGCATACAGgaggatgccatttggactttgcAACGCACCAGCTACCTTCTAG